GCTTCGGTCATAGTCTGCGCCAACGGCGGATATACGCGGGTGGCCTGATTGGTCACATCCGGCATATAAAGTGTTTTGATGCGGCTATAGTCCAGAGCTCCTCCGTTGAAGCTGTAGGAGATGCTGCATGCCGAGCAGGTCAGCAGGACGATAAGCACCGTCGCAAGAGCGGAAAGGCTGTATCGCCCGAGGGTTCTATTCCAGTCCATACTCCTTGATTTTACGGTATAGTGTCCGCTCCGAAATCTTCAGTTCCTCGGCTGTCTGCTTGCGCCTTCCGCCGTGGCGTTCCAATGCAAGGGAAATCATTTTCTTCTCTACCTCCTCCAGCGAAACCGGATCCTCGGTGTATTCGCTGGCTTCCTGTATCGGCTCCACGGGTTCTGCCGCGTTCGCGATGGGGGCCTTGTGCGTGCTGACGCCCCACTTCGGATCTGCGGTGCGCTTGTCGTCGTTGCCCCAGACGTCCGACCCTACAGGCCATGAGGGCTGTTCGTGGTGCGCCAGGCGGTTCATCATCCCCTTCAAATCGGCTATCTCTTTCTTCATATCGTATAGCACCTGGTAGATGATTTCGCGCTCGTAATGGGGGATTTGTTTGTCCGCTTCGGTCGTTTCGTTCCGTCGGATCACGACGGGGTGGAGGTCTTGCATCCCCTCAGCGTCCAGGTAGCGAGTGATGGTCTCTGCCGATACCGTCCGCTCCTCCTCCAGGATGCTCAGCCTGTCGGTTATATTGCGCAGCTCACGTACATTGCCGGGCCAGCGGTAACGCATTAATATGATACGGGCTTCGTCCGACAGGCGCAGCGGGGGCATCCGATACTTCTCGGCGCTGTCGGCGGCGAATCGGCGGAAAAGCAAGGGCACGTCGTCCGGTCGCATACGCAGCGCAGGCACCTCGATCGGTACCGTATTGAGCCGGAAGAAGAGGTCTTCCCGGAACTTCCCGTTCGCTACCGCCTCCTTGAGGTTCACATTCGTCGCCGCTACGATACGGACATCCGTCTTCTGCGACTGGCTGGCTCCTACGGGGATGAACTCGCCCGTCTCCAGCACCCTCAGCAGCCTCGCCTGCGTAGGCAAAGGCAGTTCGCCCACTTCGTCCAGAAAGATCGTGCCGCCGGATGCTTCTTCGAAGTACCCCTTGCGATCCGATACGGCTCCGGTAAAGGAACCTTTGCGGTGTCCGAACAGCTCGGAGTCGATGGTTCCTTCGGGGATGGCTCCACAATTGACTGCAATGTAGCTATGATGTTTCCGGGCGCTGTAGTAGTGGATTATCTGTGGGAAGAACTCTTTCCCCGAACCACTCTCCCCCGTTACGAGGACGGACATGTCGGTAGGAGCCACCTGTGCTGCCACTCGTATGGCATGTTCCATCAGCGGACTGCTACCGATGATGCCGAAACGCTGTTTGATCTGTTGTACATCTATATTGGTGCTCATGGCCACAAAATTAGAAAAACCCCAACGCTACTGCCGTTCTTTCGCCATTCCTATCCGGAACTGAAGAGCCAAAGCTCTTCTCAACGAAGCCGTATCGGCCGCATCTATCCCGTACTTCTCAGGTAAAGGAAGTACCAGCTCCGTACCCAAAGGAATGTTGTTGGGATCTGCGATTTTCTCTTTGTTCTCTTCATATATATAGACCCAGAATACGCGGTCGCCATACTTCTCCAAGGCGATACGGGCTAAAATGTCCCCTTTGCGGATAACGATCCGGCCGAGATCCGTCGCGGCAGGTACGGTCTTTACCGCATCGACCGTCTTGGCGATCGTATCCACGGGTGAAGACGTCCGGCCGGAAGGTTCTTGTCGGGCCGGCTCTTTTGTCGAGAGGACAGGCATCCGATACAGTAGCAAGTATGCCGCAGCAGCACCCAGTATCAGGACTGCTAAGAAGACAATAGCGGCCGTCCTCGCTCTCTTTCGCCTCCTTGCTTTCTTCTCTGCCGGCTCTTCGATCGGGACGAAAGGCTCCTCCGCTACCGGCTGTGATACCTCCTCCGTATCGGGAAGCGGCTCCTCCGTCAAGGCTTTCTCCTCGGCAGGTGTAGGAAGTATATCATCTTCCGTCTGTACCGATGTATCGGTATCGCTTTCGGCTGGGACGGGGAT
This genomic stretch from Porphyromonas gingivalis ATCC 33277 harbors:
- a CDS encoding sigma-54 interaction domain-containing protein; the protein is MSTNIDVQQIKQRFGIIGSSPLMEHAIRVAAQVAPTDMSVLVTGESGSGKEFFPQIIHYYSARKHHSYIAVNCGAIPEGTIDSELFGHRKGSFTGAVSDRKGYFEEASGGTIFLDEVGELPLPTQARLLRVLETGEFIPVGASQSQKTDVRIVAATNVNLKEAVANGKFREDLFFRLNTVPIEVPALRMRPDDVPLLFRRFAADSAEKYRMPPLRLSDEARIILMRYRWPGNVRELRNITDRLSILEEERTVSAETITRYLDAEGMQDLHPVVIRRNETTEADKQIPHYEREIIYQVLYDMKKEIADLKGMMNRLAHHEQPSWPVGSDVWGNDDKRTADPKWGVSTHKAPIANAAEPVEPIQEASEYTEDPVSLEEVEKKMISLALERHGGRRKQTAEELKISERTLYRKIKEYGLE
- a CDS encoding LysM peptidoglycan-binding domain-containing protein, with protein sequence MIQQELWIAQLATASGVDVSTSNELWSHYCRLMGQFLTKGDAVRQDGIGLWQAVKADEYVGIRPDGSRVLVPPRIELRLTSSGASAIRETIPHALIDLVPYTEEVVMRWWKAIPELLSELLRRGHPVSWSQFGRFEPVKEGDALTGYRFIAEGELSELLNRPFSMFPQVDLLPTGEIPDTITQPLVEEGVSFVSLREEGQEEVAEPQEIPVPAESDTDTSVQTEDDILPTPAEEKALTEEPLPDTEEVSQPVAEEPFVPIEEPAEKKARRRKRARTAAIVFLAVLILGAAAAYLLLYRMPVLSTKEPARQEPSGRTSSPVDTIAKTVDAVKTVPAATDLGRIVIRKGDILARIALEKYGDRVFWVYIYEENKEKIADPNNIPLGTELVLPLPEKYGIDAADTASLRRALALQFRIGMAKERQ